A DNA window from Fuerstiella sp. contains the following coding sequences:
- a CDS encoding DUF4838 domain-containing protein, whose product MTGLLNFVSFRRVIFLLSVVLPSVGSASDAPGNFSLTLQHSPNSDTVVEFAVSELKHYLERVYPVSITIQERENLQPWELCLHLSDLREPNVEIPNLPPHLQPIKPCHLEVPGIDAFMWKTGNGVLTLVATRGRSLLYGVYDVLEKAADCGFYTLDPGDEVVPVRPAKKLKVWLTTRKQSFEQAAFSFRGRWYTNEGAGEGRNEKVSIERLEREADWFAKCRDNVFIFDNWSYVRHEELWKEIRRQVVPELLKRGIIIGVGGHETYRMFLPPDRYGIKHPEWYALKNGKRLAGFRNPQTDTGYQSFCTTNPQAMSAFLNNFEMFLNENPEVQVFNPMPRDGLEGWCDCPECGTHTVAKRYLDLNSALAERARRVRPGMRIMHIAYATTVDPDPIARPTAAIDVDFAPWGRNFAFPFRDPQTNRYKFGKYTYQEACDKWLEICRDTGAGMVFHEKYMRFRYLGLRLMPLPNLVQDVQYLRELGVDGFEQHQEMEGWWTKSYNKFVVPRVTWNPDVSVEQLERDYFRRYWGKTAQEIRDIYKRVTAALPELLYGSGGGSATQSAWTPDEPLSQERRMTYLRDKDHAISELQECLEELNELKAKVSEERQLLRRIDYLQTALDGSVLTLQLTRALVALDEQRSRANAQNGVARKATIRQAQQILEEAETVRDRFHAACQEEERTREGLLWCGYTAWRITIDEALAEWQAEVKKLDESGSTE is encoded by the coding sequence ATGACCGGTTTATTGAATTTTGTGTCGTTCCGGAGAGTCATTTTTCTGCTGAGCGTTGTGCTGCCGTCGGTGGGTTCGGCTTCCGACGCGCCCGGCAATTTTTCATTGACGCTGCAGCACTCACCCAACTCAGATACGGTGGTCGAGTTTGCCGTTTCGGAACTGAAGCACTATCTGGAACGGGTCTATCCCGTGAGCATTACGATTCAGGAACGGGAGAATCTGCAGCCCTGGGAGTTATGCCTTCACCTCTCTGATCTGAGGGAACCGAACGTTGAAATCCCGAACCTGCCGCCGCATCTGCAGCCAATCAAGCCGTGTCATCTTGAGGTTCCGGGGATTGACGCGTTCATGTGGAAGACGGGCAACGGAGTTCTGACTCTTGTGGCCACCCGAGGCCGGTCGTTGCTGTACGGAGTGTATGACGTGCTGGAAAAGGCCGCTGACTGCGGCTTTTACACCCTGGATCCCGGCGACGAAGTCGTGCCCGTCCGGCCTGCAAAGAAACTCAAGGTCTGGCTGACCACCAGGAAACAAAGTTTTGAACAGGCGGCCTTCTCGTTTCGCGGTCGATGGTATACGAATGAAGGAGCCGGTGAAGGACGAAACGAAAAGGTCAGTATCGAACGTTTAGAACGCGAAGCCGACTGGTTTGCAAAGTGCCGTGACAACGTTTTCATCTTCGACAACTGGTCCTATGTGCGCCATGAAGAGCTCTGGAAAGAAATTCGTCGGCAGGTTGTTCCGGAACTGTTGAAGCGGGGGATCATCATCGGAGTCGGCGGGCATGAAACCTATCGGATGTTTCTCCCGCCGGATCGATACGGCATTAAGCACCCGGAATGGTACGCGCTGAAAAACGGAAAACGACTGGCGGGATTCCGCAATCCACAGACCGACACCGGCTACCAGTCCTTCTGTACGACAAATCCCCAGGCAATGTCTGCCTTCCTGAACAACTTCGAGATGTTCCTTAACGAGAATCCTGAAGTCCAGGTCTTCAATCCAATGCCGCGTGACGGTCTGGAAGGCTGGTGTGACTGTCCGGAATGCGGAACACACACTGTTGCCAAACGTTACCTCGATCTCAATTCCGCTCTTGCTGAAAGAGCCCGGCGCGTGCGGCCAGGAATGAGAATCATGCACATCGCCTACGCCACCACAGTCGATCCGGATCCGATCGCCCGACCTACCGCTGCCATCGATGTGGATTTCGCACCATGGGGACGCAACTTTGCCTTTCCATTCCGAGACCCGCAGACAAACAGATACAAGTTCGGAAAGTACACTTATCAGGAAGCCTGCGACAAATGGCTGGAGATCTGTCGAGACACCGGAGCGGGCATGGTGTTCCATGAAAAATACATGCGTTTTCGATACCTCGGACTTCGGTTGATGCCGCTTCCGAATCTGGTGCAGGACGTACAATACCTCCGCGAACTGGGAGTGGACGGTTTCGAGCAGCACCAGGAAATGGAGGGCTGGTGGACCAAAAGTTACAACAAATTCGTGGTTCCACGTGTGACATGGAATCCCGACGTCTCTGTCGAACAGCTGGAACGTGATTACTTCCGCCGCTACTGGGGGAAGACCGCTCAGGAGATTCGGGACATCTACAAACGCGTCACAGCCGCGCTTCCGGAACTGCTTTACGGAAGTGGTGGTGGTTCGGCAACACAGTCGGCCTGGACACCGGATGAACCGCTCAGCCAGGAACGCAGGATGACGTACCTGAGAGACAAGGACCACGCCATCAGCGAGCTTCAAGAGTGTCTTGAGGAATTGAACGAACTGAAAGCCAAAGTCAGCGAGGAACGCCAGCTTCTGCGGCGCATTGACTATCTGCAAACCGCGCTTGATGGATCCGTTCTGACTCTTCAACTGACCCGGGCACTGGTCGCGCTGGATGAACAGCGGTCCAGAGCAAATGCCCAAAACGGCGTTGCCCGCAAAGCGACGATCCGACAGGCTCAACAAATTCTCGAAGAAGCTGAGACTGTGCGAGATCGTTTCCACGCTGCATGTCAGGAGGAAGAAAGAACACGAGAAGGTCTGCTGTGGTGTGGCTACACTGCCTGGCGAATCACCATCGACGAAGCTTTAGCGGAGTGGCAGGCCGAAGTAAAGAAGCTCGACGAATCCGGCTCAACCGAATGA
- a CDS encoding NAD(P)/FAD-dependent oxidoreductase, translating into MTTGRDYDAIVAGGGHNGLVCAGYLAKAGLKVLLLERRSFVGGAVATEELFSGYRLSSCSYICHLLQPKIIDDFNLHQHGFEVYQLDPARFQPYPDGRSLMLWDSVERSQESIAQFSRHDADAYPKWQAFWQRAAELIYPYFLSSPPTLSELAAKVRGTADEQFLDRLLTTSMKDLVTEFFDSDAVRGAFIQAQDVGDPAASGSAWCYTYIKCDMFSRPADVGIVKGGMGSITQALADSIRTLGVTIQTDATVEQVLIEQGQAIGVRLQDGTDITSRIVVSNADPKQTLLKMVGEKHLPSEFFRRTTRLKTNTGYLKFHAALSRLPDFSQSVAEDFDPRCLANIKICPSVEYYEKSWNDARQGRPADEPVMEIQIPSVYDPTLTAEGQHVMSIWALYAPVRLSEGTWDSRREEVAEKLIDVVSRYAPDIRDCIVDRSLFTPIDIQRRVAMTDGNIRHLDMVPDQFLANRPLQGWSSYGTPVQGLYLCGAGTHPGGEVSGAPGHNAAQCILSQWQQPDSNGHP; encoded by the coding sequence ATGACAACCGGTCGAGACTACGATGCAATTGTTGCAGGAGGCGGCCATAACGGGCTGGTTTGCGCCGGGTATCTTGCCAAAGCCGGACTGAAGGTCCTTCTGCTGGAACGCCGTTCTTTCGTTGGTGGTGCGGTTGCCACTGAAGAACTCTTCAGCGGGTACCGCCTGTCTTCCTGTTCGTACATTTGCCACCTGCTTCAGCCGAAGATCATCGATGACTTCAACCTGCATCAGCACGGATTTGAGGTGTATCAGCTGGATCCGGCTCGATTCCAGCCTTATCCGGATGGCCGCAGTCTGATGCTGTGGGATTCCGTCGAACGCAGCCAGGAATCAATCGCGCAATTCTCCAGGCACGACGCCGACGCCTATCCGAAGTGGCAGGCATTCTGGCAGCGGGCAGCCGAACTGATCTATCCCTATTTCCTCAGCTCCCCGCCAACCCTGTCCGAACTCGCCGCAAAGGTTCGGGGGACAGCCGACGAGCAGTTTCTGGACCGACTACTCACGACCAGCATGAAAGATCTGGTCACGGAATTCTTCGACTCCGATGCGGTGCGTGGGGCATTCATTCAGGCTCAGGACGTCGGTGACCCGGCCGCATCGGGCAGCGCCTGGTGCTACACCTACATCAAGTGTGACATGTTCAGTCGTCCCGCAGATGTTGGAATCGTCAAAGGAGGTATGGGATCCATCACCCAGGCGCTGGCCGATTCAATCCGCACACTCGGTGTCACGATTCAAACGGACGCCACCGTCGAACAGGTCCTCATCGAGCAGGGCCAGGCGATCGGCGTTCGGCTGCAGGACGGGACAGACATCACGAGTCGAATTGTTGTGAGTAACGCCGATCCGAAACAGACTCTGCTGAAAATGGTCGGCGAGAAACATTTACCATCAGAATTTTTTCGCCGGACGACCAGATTAAAAACCAACACCGGCTATCTGAAATTCCATGCTGCACTGAGTCGTCTTCCGGACTTTTCACAGTCTGTTGCTGAAGACTTCGACCCGCGCTGCCTGGCAAACATCAAGATCTGTCCGTCAGTTGAATACTATGAAAAGAGCTGGAACGACGCTCGTCAGGGGCGGCCCGCGGATGAACCCGTCATGGAAATCCAGATTCCGTCAGTCTACGATCCTACGCTCACTGCGGAGGGTCAACACGTGATGTCAATCTGGGCTCTCTACGCTCCCGTCCGGCTGTCCGAAGGGACGTGGGACAGCCGCCGCGAGGAAGTTGCCGAAAAACTGATCGATGTTGTCAGCCGGTATGCGCCGGACATCCGTGACTGCATTGTCGATCGGTCACTGTTCACGCCCATCGATATTCAGCGGAGAGTTGCCATGACGGACGGTAACATCCGGCATCTGGACATGGTTCCCGATCAGTTCCTTGCCAACCGACCGCTGCAGGGATGGTCCAGCTATGGCACACCCGTTCAGGGCCTCTATTTGTGCGGCGCGGGGACTCATCCCGGCGGAGAAGTCAGTGGCGCTCCGGGTCACAACGCGGCGCAGTGTATCCTGTCGCAGTGGCAGCAACCGGACAGCAACGGACATCCGTAA
- a CDS encoding mandelate racemase/muconate lactonizing enzyme family protein — MQITDVKTVLLTGPSGNDPFLQQQRKLRSAAFIEVHTDTDLVGIGETYTGYHAPELVPEIVNFFKPVLTGVSEQEIEPRQLWQRMYHCGNFWTRTGVGVNVLAGVEGALWDLKGKILGVPVHQLLGGRLHDRLPCYATGCASIYPWSDLIQKFEMYREAGFNSAKVASGWFNAHTGERFKSRSPAAWVDMETEKMEAVRQYIGRDFNVCMDGHMSNVEGEESIVWNVGMARAVLQAMEPYDLFFYEEPLHYNDLEGYAELCASTSVSVAGGECLSTREEFRHYADRRAFDIAQPDAAYIGIAAFLDVARQFAVQGKQVATHAWASGAGVMQNIHAAFATPNVAILEIPPLAGPLHTEIYTDGGYRFQNGYILPPEAPGLGVQLTDATKNRYPFQRDSGEWSTVPGKGSCK, encoded by the coding sequence ATGCAGATCACCGACGTCAAAACAGTATTGCTGACCGGGCCTTCAGGTAATGATCCGTTTCTGCAGCAGCAGAGAAAGCTGCGATCCGCAGCTTTTATCGAAGTTCACACCGATACGGATCTGGTAGGGATCGGCGAGACGTACACCGGATACCACGCTCCGGAACTCGTTCCGGAAATCGTAAATTTTTTTAAGCCCGTCCTGACAGGAGTGTCCGAACAGGAAATTGAACCGCGGCAACTGTGGCAGCGGATGTATCACTGCGGCAATTTTTGGACGCGGACCGGAGTAGGCGTCAATGTGCTGGCGGGAGTGGAAGGGGCACTTTGGGATTTAAAAGGAAAGATACTCGGAGTGCCTGTTCATCAACTGCTGGGCGGCAGGCTGCATGACCGTCTGCCATGCTATGCCACCGGGTGTGCCAGTATTTACCCCTGGTCGGATCTGATCCAAAAATTCGAGATGTATCGTGAGGCAGGGTTCAACTCCGCGAAGGTTGCGTCCGGATGGTTCAATGCGCATACCGGTGAGAGGTTTAAAAGCCGCAGTCCTGCGGCTTGGGTCGACATGGAAACTGAAAAAATGGAGGCGGTACGTCAGTATATTGGACGTGACTTTAATGTGTGCATGGACGGCCACATGAGCAACGTGGAAGGAGAAGAATCGATCGTTTGGAATGTCGGAATGGCCAGAGCGGTGTTGCAGGCGATGGAGCCATACGACCTGTTCTTCTATGAAGAACCACTGCACTACAACGACCTGGAAGGCTACGCCGAGCTGTGCGCCAGCACGTCTGTTTCAGTCGCCGGCGGTGAATGCTTGAGTACCCGCGAGGAGTTTCGTCATTATGCCGACCGCCGCGCGTTTGACATCGCCCAGCCGGACGCAGCGTACATCGGCATTGCGGCATTTCTCGACGTGGCGCGACAGTTTGCAGTGCAGGGCAAACAAGTCGCGACCCACGCCTGGGCCTCCGGTGCCGGTGTCATGCAGAATATCCACGCCGCCTTCGCCACGCCCAATGTGGCTATTCTGGAAATCCCTCCTCTGGCTGGCCCTTTGCACACAGAAATCTACACCGACGGAGGATATCGTTTTCAGAATGGCTATATTCTGCCTCCGGAGGCGCCGGGGTTAGGTGTTCAGCTAACTGACGCAACCAAAAATCGGTACCCGTTCCAGAGAGATTCCGGTGAATGGTCGACTGTGCCAGGCAAAGGATCGTGCAAGTGA
- a CDS encoding D-2-hydroxyacid dehydrogenase, whose translation MKRQPLTILVTLEPDDKALERVRAACPDCCIRVGPRIESPAERLPAKLMRGTDILLCEFPPVNFDGFDQLQWIQLSSAGYTQLRDLPILQRGIRVTNGLGNFDVPIAEWNVMMMLMWEREIRVQLENQKRKIWDRAAQFQSDVFGRTIGFFGYGGIARATARVAQALHLKVWAMTRDGTTKPRDRIYCVPGTGDPAGELPDRVFSPDDIEEFMGDVDYLFVTMPLTNATEGILGERELRMLKPSAVLINPARAGIVNEQALLRCLREKWIRGASFDVHYEYPLPAEHPLWEMPNIILTCHVSGSCSSPHFLERIYDIFSRNCRAFVNGESMLNELSESQLRGH comes from the coding sequence GTGAAACGTCAGCCTTTGACGATCCTGGTGACGCTCGAACCGGATGACAAGGCACTGGAACGAGTTCGCGCTGCCTGTCCTGACTGTTGTATCCGGGTAGGTCCCCGCATCGAATCGCCCGCTGAACGTTTACCGGCCAAACTGATGCGCGGCACGGACATACTGCTGTGCGAATTTCCACCGGTCAATTTCGACGGATTTGACCAACTGCAGTGGATCCAGCTTAGCTCCGCAGGTTACACACAGCTCCGGGATCTGCCGATCCTTCAGCGCGGCATACGCGTCACGAATGGACTGGGTAATTTTGATGTGCCGATCGCGGAATGGAACGTGATGATGATGTTGATGTGGGAGCGTGAGATACGCGTCCAGCTGGAAAATCAGAAGAGAAAGATTTGGGATCGAGCAGCTCAGTTTCAAAGCGACGTGTTCGGTCGGACGATCGGCTTTTTCGGATATGGCGGCATTGCACGAGCGACCGCCCGTGTGGCGCAGGCGCTGCACCTTAAAGTGTGGGCGATGACGCGGGACGGCACGACCAAACCACGTGACCGGATCTATTGCGTACCCGGAACCGGCGATCCGGCAGGCGAACTGCCGGATCGTGTCTTCAGTCCGGATGACATTGAGGAATTCATGGGGGACGTCGACTATCTGTTCGTTACGATGCCCCTGACTAACGCAACCGAAGGAATTTTGGGCGAACGGGAGTTACGGATGCTGAAACCGTCTGCCGTCCTGATCAATCCGGCACGGGCCGGGATCGTAAATGAACAGGCACTGCTCCGTTGTCTCCGTGAAAAATGGATCCGAGGTGCGTCTTTTGACGTCCACTACGAGTACCCGCTGCCTGCCGAACATCCATTGTGGGAGATGCCCAATATCATTCTGACCTGCCACGTATCCGGTTCCTGTTCCAGCCCCCATTTCCTCGAACGAATCTACGACATTTTCTCGCGAAATTGTCGGGCGTTTGTGAACGGGGAGTCAATGCTCAACGAGTTGAGTGAGTCTCAGTTACGAGGTCATTGA
- a CDS encoding DUF819 family protein, with protein MILAATESLPLIVDSTALFVFFSGFVACIFLAARTPKTAVLFHYIPPIVWIYLLPVFGTTWGITPAESPLYDWCSLHLLPAALLLLTISTDVKAIARLGPLAIGMLLAGTAGIVVGGPITLAIFQSHLDPQTWKAMAALAGSWIGGGSNMLAIKEGVHCPDDIFSPIIIVDSVVGYGWMTIMIGFGRYQDNVDQWNRADRRVLNELNTRLTEYKAANARPITLPGFAMILGTGFVGGWLCMWGGNQIPEMGSVLSHYTWGILLVVVVGLVLSFTPVRRIEHEGASPVAYGGLYLLVATMGATGNLRAIAEAPLLLLTGVVWIGIHILFLTVAARVLRAPCFLFATGSMGNVGGVISTPVVAGVYQPALAPVGILMGVLGSLVGTPAGLLCAQLMSWVAAAHFDERVINGLP; from the coding sequence ATGATCCTTGCCGCCACTGAGTCTCTGCCGTTAATTGTCGATTCGACAGCATTGTTCGTATTCTTTTCGGGTTTCGTTGCGTGCATTTTCTTGGCGGCACGGACGCCAAAAACGGCCGTTTTATTTCACTATATTCCACCGATTGTGTGGATCTATTTGCTTCCGGTTTTCGGTACAACATGGGGGATCACTCCTGCAGAGTCCCCGCTGTACGACTGGTGCAGCCTGCATCTGCTGCCGGCAGCGCTGCTGCTGTTGACGATCTCCACCGATGTCAAGGCAATTGCCCGACTCGGACCGCTGGCAATCGGCATGCTGCTTGCCGGAACTGCGGGGATCGTGGTCGGTGGTCCGATTACGTTGGCGATTTTTCAGTCGCACCTGGATCCGCAAACCTGGAAAGCAATGGCCGCGCTGGCCGGTTCATGGATCGGTGGCGGCTCAAATATGCTGGCGATTAAGGAAGGCGTTCACTGTCCGGATGACATTTTCAGTCCGATTATCATCGTTGATTCCGTGGTCGGCTATGGATGGATGACGATTATGATTGGCTTCGGCCGGTATCAGGACAACGTCGATCAATGGAATCGCGCCGATCGCCGCGTTCTCAACGAATTGAACACACGTCTGACTGAATACAAAGCAGCCAACGCCCGACCGATTACATTGCCGGGTTTTGCAATGATATTGGGTACCGGGTTCGTCGGCGGCTGGTTGTGCATGTGGGGTGGCAATCAGATTCCGGAGATGGGGTCGGTCCTGTCACACTATACGTGGGGAATATTGCTTGTTGTGGTCGTCGGACTGGTATTGTCTTTCACACCGGTCCGCCGCATCGAACATGAAGGCGCTTCGCCCGTTGCCTATGGAGGACTGTATCTGCTGGTTGCCACCATGGGAGCCACTGGTAACCTGCGGGCAATTGCTGAAGCTCCACTGCTGTTACTGACGGGAGTCGTCTGGATTGGAATCCACATTCTTTTCCTGACCGTTGCTGCCCGAGTGCTGCGCGCTCCCTGTTTTCTGTTTGCCACCGGCAGCATGGGAAATGTCGGTGGCGTTATTTCGACTCCCGTTGTCGCCGGCGTTTACCAGCCGGCTCTAGCACCAGTCGGAATCCTGATGGGTGTACTCGGAAGTCTCGTCGGAACTCCAGCCGGTTTGCTGTGTGCCCAGTTAATGTCGTGGGTCGCTGCTGCACATTTCGATGAAAGGGTGATTAACGGACTTCCCTGA